One Helianthus annuus cultivar XRQ/B chromosome 12, HanXRQr2.0-SUNRISE, whole genome shotgun sequence genomic region harbors:
- the LOC110895483 gene encoding BTB/POZ domain-containing protein SR1IP1 isoform X1 — translation MPILAMVDHGENQECLVIVIMDVELEQATLVTTLDMMPAKKKELMSHAMKRTSEWIFSQEISSDVTIHVQGVSFSLHKFPLVSKCGYIRKLILNSKEGDHAVKINDVPGGPEGFELAAKFCYGINFELTIENIAMARCVAEFLEMTEEYSVGNLVSRTEAYINEVGLNSFAGAVSILQSSERYLPVSENVKLVTRCVDTIALIVTKESQFCLSASAECSSDGLDSSSSSLFHLKEVVDWWAEDLVVLSIHTFQRALLAMISRGFNKYALVPILMLYARKCLQDLQEISGKGKNKGDPNQENEKRVVLETIVSLLPREKNAISTSFLSMLLRSAIYLETTVACRVDLEKRMGLQLGQAVLDDILIPSFRFDGDTLFDIDTVQRILMNFGELDGPCDDMAKVGKLMESYLAEIASDSNLSLLKFMNLVEHTPNQRVTDDGLYKAIDIYLKAHPALGDTERKKLCSLLNCQKLTSEACAHAAQNERLSAGTVVQVLYYEQQRLRDAIDDGSRSNPLPDDVSSLQKENKDLKLELLKAKMKLKDIEKEKSHSDKSPSRTRSLISTVSKKFLKFTPFLWFDHGVSNSITRIKDKASKVRRHSIS, via the exons ATGCCCATTTTGgctat GGTTGATCATGGTGAAAATCAAGAATGCTTAGTTATTGTCATAATGGATGTTGAACTAGAGCAAGCTACATTGGTTACAACTCTAGACATGATGCCTGCTAAGAAGAAGGAGCTCATGAGTCATGCCATGAAGAGGACAAGTGAATG gattttctcccaagAGATCTCGAGTGATGTTACGATCCACGTACAAGGCGTTTCATTTTCGTTACACAAG TTTCCATTGGTGTCAAAGTGTGGTTATATAAGGAAATTGATATTAAACTCGAAAGAGGGTGATCATGCAGTCAAAATCAATGATGTCCCAGGAGGGCCTGAAGGATTCGAACTTGCAGCGAAGTTTTGTTATGGAATAAACTTCGAATTAACGATTGAAAACATTGCAATGGCAAGGTGTGTGGCTGAGTTTCTTGAAATGACGGAGGAGTATTCGGTTGGGAACCTGGTATCAAGAACAGAAGCCTATATAAATGAAGTCGGGCTTAATTCGTTTGCGGGCGCAGTTTCGATCTTGCAATCGTCAGAAAGATACTTACCGGTGTCTGAAAATGTAAAACTGGTCACTCGTTGTGTAGACACAATTGCACTCATAGTGACCAAGGAAAGCCAATTTTGTTTGTCGGCTAGCGCAGAGTGTAGTAGCGATGGCTTAGATTCTTCTTCGTCGTCTTTGTTTCACCTAAAAGAAGTTGTTGATTGGTGGGCTGAAGACTTGGTTGTTCTTAGCATCCATACATTTCAAAGGGCTCTTCTTGCAATGATTTCAAGGGGGTTCAACAAGTATGCACTTGTGCCGATTCTAATGCTTTATGCACGCAAATGTCTTCAAGATTTG CAGGAGATATCAGGAAAGGGGAAGAACAAAGGTGATCCAAATCAAGAAAACGAAAAGCGGGTTGTTTTAGAAACGATAGTTAGCCTCTTGCCAAGGGAAAAAAATGCAATATCAACTAGTTTCCTTTCAATGCTACTTCGATCTGCGATATACCTCGAGACAACCGTTGCATGTAGGGTAGATTTAGAGAAAAGAATGGGGTTACAGCTTGGGCAAGCTGTCTTAGATGATATATTGATCCCTTCTTTTCGCTTTGACGGGGACACTTTGTTTGATATTGACACCGTGCAACGAATATTGATGAATTTTGGTGAGTTGGATGGCCCTTGTGATGACATGGCGAAAGTTGGAAAGCTTATGGAGAGTTATCTTGCTGAAATAGCTTCTGATAGTAACTTATCATTATTAAAGTTTATGAATCTTGTTGAGCATACACCAAATCAAAGGGTCACAGATGATGGATTGTATAAAGCCATTGATATATACTTAAAG GCTCATCCGGCTTTAGGGGATACAGAAAGGAAGAAACTTTGCAGTTTGTTAAACTGTCAAAAGCTAACTAGCGAGGCGTGTGCTCATGCCGCACAAAATGAGAGGCTTTCGGCAGGGACAGTTGTTCAAGTTCTTTACTATGAACAACAACGGTTAAGAGACGCCATTGATGATGGATCTAGATCGAACCCGTTACCAGATGATGTTTCAAGtttacaaaaagagaataaagATCTTAAATTAGAGCTTCTAAAAGCGAAAATGAAACTAAAAGACATCGAAAAAGAAAAATCGCATTCTGATAAGTCACCATCGCGTACAAGATCACTCATAAGCACCGTGTCGAAAAAGTTCTTGAAATTTACTCCATTTTTATGGTTTGATCATGGGGTTTCAAATTCCATTACAAGAATCAAGGATAAGGCAAGTAAAGTTAGAAGACATTCTATTTCTTGA
- the LOC110895483 gene encoding BTB/POZ domain-containing protein SR1IP1 isoform X3, with protein MVDHGENQECLVIVIMDVELEQATLVTTLDMMPAKKKELMSHAMKRTSEWIFSQEISSDVTIHVQGVSFSLHKFPLVSKCGYIRKLILNSKEGDHAVKINDVPGGPEGFELAAKFCYGINFELTIENIAMARCVAEFLEMTEEYSVGNLVSRTEAYINEVGLNSFAGAVSILQSSERYLPVSENVKLVTRCVDTIALIVTKESQFCLSASAECSSDGLDSSSSSLFHLKEVVDWWAEDLVVLSIHTFQRALLAMISRGFNKYALVPILMLYARKCLQDLQEISGKGKNKGDPNQENEKRVVLETIVSLLPREKNAISTSFLSMLLRSAIYLETTVACRVDLEKRMGLQLGQAVLDDILIPSFRFDGDTLFDIDTVQRILMNFGELDGPCDDMAKVGKLMESYLAEIASDSNLSLLKFMNLVEHTPNQRVTDDGLYKAIDIYLKAHPALGDTERKKLCSLLNCQKLTSEACAHAAQNERLSAGTVVQVLYYEQQRLRDAIDDGSRSNPLPDDVSSLQKENKDLKLELLKAKMKLKDIEKEKSHSDKSPSRTRSLISTVSKKFLKFTPFLWFDHGVSNSITRIKDKASKVRRHSIS; from the exons AT GGTTGATCATGGTGAAAATCAAGAATGCTTAGTTATTGTCATAATGGATGTTGAACTAGAGCAAGCTACATTGGTTACAACTCTAGACATGATGCCTGCTAAGAAGAAGGAGCTCATGAGTCATGCCATGAAGAGGACAAGTGAATG gattttctcccaagAGATCTCGAGTGATGTTACGATCCACGTACAAGGCGTTTCATTTTCGTTACACAAG TTTCCATTGGTGTCAAAGTGTGGTTATATAAGGAAATTGATATTAAACTCGAAAGAGGGTGATCATGCAGTCAAAATCAATGATGTCCCAGGAGGGCCTGAAGGATTCGAACTTGCAGCGAAGTTTTGTTATGGAATAAACTTCGAATTAACGATTGAAAACATTGCAATGGCAAGGTGTGTGGCTGAGTTTCTTGAAATGACGGAGGAGTATTCGGTTGGGAACCTGGTATCAAGAACAGAAGCCTATATAAATGAAGTCGGGCTTAATTCGTTTGCGGGCGCAGTTTCGATCTTGCAATCGTCAGAAAGATACTTACCGGTGTCTGAAAATGTAAAACTGGTCACTCGTTGTGTAGACACAATTGCACTCATAGTGACCAAGGAAAGCCAATTTTGTTTGTCGGCTAGCGCAGAGTGTAGTAGCGATGGCTTAGATTCTTCTTCGTCGTCTTTGTTTCACCTAAAAGAAGTTGTTGATTGGTGGGCTGAAGACTTGGTTGTTCTTAGCATCCATACATTTCAAAGGGCTCTTCTTGCAATGATTTCAAGGGGGTTCAACAAGTATGCACTTGTGCCGATTCTAATGCTTTATGCACGCAAATGTCTTCAAGATTTG CAGGAGATATCAGGAAAGGGGAAGAACAAAGGTGATCCAAATCAAGAAAACGAAAAGCGGGTTGTTTTAGAAACGATAGTTAGCCTCTTGCCAAGGGAAAAAAATGCAATATCAACTAGTTTCCTTTCAATGCTACTTCGATCTGCGATATACCTCGAGACAACCGTTGCATGTAGGGTAGATTTAGAGAAAAGAATGGGGTTACAGCTTGGGCAAGCTGTCTTAGATGATATATTGATCCCTTCTTTTCGCTTTGACGGGGACACTTTGTTTGATATTGACACCGTGCAACGAATATTGATGAATTTTGGTGAGTTGGATGGCCCTTGTGATGACATGGCGAAAGTTGGAAAGCTTATGGAGAGTTATCTTGCTGAAATAGCTTCTGATAGTAACTTATCATTATTAAAGTTTATGAATCTTGTTGAGCATACACCAAATCAAAGGGTCACAGATGATGGATTGTATAAAGCCATTGATATATACTTAAAG GCTCATCCGGCTTTAGGGGATACAGAAAGGAAGAAACTTTGCAGTTTGTTAAACTGTCAAAAGCTAACTAGCGAGGCGTGTGCTCATGCCGCACAAAATGAGAGGCTTTCGGCAGGGACAGTTGTTCAAGTTCTTTACTATGAACAACAACGGTTAAGAGACGCCATTGATGATGGATCTAGATCGAACCCGTTACCAGATGATGTTTCAAGtttacaaaaagagaataaagATCTTAAATTAGAGCTTCTAAAAGCGAAAATGAAACTAAAAGACATCGAAAAAGAAAAATCGCATTCTGATAAGTCACCATCGCGTACAAGATCACTCATAAGCACCGTGTCGAAAAAGTTCTTGAAATTTACTCCATTTTTATGGTTTGATCATGGGGTTTCAAATTCCATTACAAGAATCAAGGATAAGGCAAGTAAAGTTAGAAGACATTCTATTTCTTGA
- the LOC110895483 gene encoding BTB/POZ domain-containing protein SR1IP1 isoform X4, whose protein sequence is MDVELEQATLVTTLDMMPAKKKELMSHAMKRTSEWIFSQEISSDVTIHVQGVSFSLHKFPLVSKCGYIRKLILNSKEGDHAVKINDVPGGPEGFELAAKFCYGINFELTIENIAMARCVAEFLEMTEEYSVGNLVSRTEAYINEVGLNSFAGAVSILQSSERYLPVSENVKLVTRCVDTIALIVTKESQFCLSASAECSSDGLDSSSSSLFHLKEVVDWWAEDLVVLSIHTFQRALLAMISRGFNKYALVPILMLYARKCLQDLQEISGKGKNKGDPNQENEKRVVLETIVSLLPREKNAISTSFLSMLLRSAIYLETTVACRVDLEKRMGLQLGQAVLDDILIPSFRFDGDTLFDIDTVQRILMNFGELDGPCDDMAKVGKLMESYLAEIASDSNLSLLKFMNLVEHTPNQRVTDDGLYKAIDIYLKAHPALGDTERKKLCSLLNCQKLTSEACAHAAQNERLSAGTVVQVLYYEQQRLRDAIDDGSRSNPLPDDVSSLQKENKDLKLELLKAKMKLKDIEKEKSHSDKSPSRTRSLISTVSKKFLKFTPFLWFDHGVSNSITRIKDKASKVRRHSIS, encoded by the exons ATGGATGTTGAACTAGAGCAAGCTACATTGGTTACAACTCTAGACATGATGCCTGCTAAGAAGAAGGAGCTCATGAGTCATGCCATGAAGAGGACAAGTGAATG gattttctcccaagAGATCTCGAGTGATGTTACGATCCACGTACAAGGCGTTTCATTTTCGTTACACAAG TTTCCATTGGTGTCAAAGTGTGGTTATATAAGGAAATTGATATTAAACTCGAAAGAGGGTGATCATGCAGTCAAAATCAATGATGTCCCAGGAGGGCCTGAAGGATTCGAACTTGCAGCGAAGTTTTGTTATGGAATAAACTTCGAATTAACGATTGAAAACATTGCAATGGCAAGGTGTGTGGCTGAGTTTCTTGAAATGACGGAGGAGTATTCGGTTGGGAACCTGGTATCAAGAACAGAAGCCTATATAAATGAAGTCGGGCTTAATTCGTTTGCGGGCGCAGTTTCGATCTTGCAATCGTCAGAAAGATACTTACCGGTGTCTGAAAATGTAAAACTGGTCACTCGTTGTGTAGACACAATTGCACTCATAGTGACCAAGGAAAGCCAATTTTGTTTGTCGGCTAGCGCAGAGTGTAGTAGCGATGGCTTAGATTCTTCTTCGTCGTCTTTGTTTCACCTAAAAGAAGTTGTTGATTGGTGGGCTGAAGACTTGGTTGTTCTTAGCATCCATACATTTCAAAGGGCTCTTCTTGCAATGATTTCAAGGGGGTTCAACAAGTATGCACTTGTGCCGATTCTAATGCTTTATGCACGCAAATGTCTTCAAGATTTG CAGGAGATATCAGGAAAGGGGAAGAACAAAGGTGATCCAAATCAAGAAAACGAAAAGCGGGTTGTTTTAGAAACGATAGTTAGCCTCTTGCCAAGGGAAAAAAATGCAATATCAACTAGTTTCCTTTCAATGCTACTTCGATCTGCGATATACCTCGAGACAACCGTTGCATGTAGGGTAGATTTAGAGAAAAGAATGGGGTTACAGCTTGGGCAAGCTGTCTTAGATGATATATTGATCCCTTCTTTTCGCTTTGACGGGGACACTTTGTTTGATATTGACACCGTGCAACGAATATTGATGAATTTTGGTGAGTTGGATGGCCCTTGTGATGACATGGCGAAAGTTGGAAAGCTTATGGAGAGTTATCTTGCTGAAATAGCTTCTGATAGTAACTTATCATTATTAAAGTTTATGAATCTTGTTGAGCATACACCAAATCAAAGGGTCACAGATGATGGATTGTATAAAGCCATTGATATATACTTAAAG GCTCATCCGGCTTTAGGGGATACAGAAAGGAAGAAACTTTGCAGTTTGTTAAACTGTCAAAAGCTAACTAGCGAGGCGTGTGCTCATGCCGCACAAAATGAGAGGCTTTCGGCAGGGACAGTTGTTCAAGTTCTTTACTATGAACAACAACGGTTAAGAGACGCCATTGATGATGGATCTAGATCGAACCCGTTACCAGATGATGTTTCAAGtttacaaaaagagaataaagATCTTAAATTAGAGCTTCTAAAAGCGAAAATGAAACTAAAAGACATCGAAAAAGAAAAATCGCATTCTGATAAGTCACCATCGCGTACAAGATCACTCATAAGCACCGTGTCGAAAAAGTTCTTGAAATTTACTCCATTTTTATGGTTTGATCATGGGGTTTCAAATTCCATTACAAGAATCAAGGATAAGGCAAGTAAAGTTAGAAGACATTCTATTTCTTGA
- the LOC110895483 gene encoding BTB/POZ domain-containing protein SR1IP1 isoform X2 encodes MPILAMVDHGENQECLVIVIMDVELEQATLVTTLDMMPAKKKELMSHAMKRTSEWIFSQEISSDVTIHVQGVSFSLHKFPLVSKCGYIRKLILNSKEGDHAVKINDVPGGPEGFELAAKFCYGINFELTIENIAMARCVAEFLEMTEEYSVGNLVSRTEAYINEVGLNSFAGAVSILQSSERYLPVSENVKLVTRCVDTIALIVTKESQFCLSASAECSSDGLDSSSSSLFHLKEVVDWWAEDLVVLSIHTFQRALLAMISRGFNKYALVPILMLYARKCLQDLEISGKGKNKGDPNQENEKRVVLETIVSLLPREKNAISTSFLSMLLRSAIYLETTVACRVDLEKRMGLQLGQAVLDDILIPSFRFDGDTLFDIDTVQRILMNFGELDGPCDDMAKVGKLMESYLAEIASDSNLSLLKFMNLVEHTPNQRVTDDGLYKAIDIYLKAHPALGDTERKKLCSLLNCQKLTSEACAHAAQNERLSAGTVVQVLYYEQQRLRDAIDDGSRSNPLPDDVSSLQKENKDLKLELLKAKMKLKDIEKEKSHSDKSPSRTRSLISTVSKKFLKFTPFLWFDHGVSNSITRIKDKASKVRRHSIS; translated from the exons ATGCCCATTTTGgctat GGTTGATCATGGTGAAAATCAAGAATGCTTAGTTATTGTCATAATGGATGTTGAACTAGAGCAAGCTACATTGGTTACAACTCTAGACATGATGCCTGCTAAGAAGAAGGAGCTCATGAGTCATGCCATGAAGAGGACAAGTGAATG gattttctcccaagAGATCTCGAGTGATGTTACGATCCACGTACAAGGCGTTTCATTTTCGTTACACAAG TTTCCATTGGTGTCAAAGTGTGGTTATATAAGGAAATTGATATTAAACTCGAAAGAGGGTGATCATGCAGTCAAAATCAATGATGTCCCAGGAGGGCCTGAAGGATTCGAACTTGCAGCGAAGTTTTGTTATGGAATAAACTTCGAATTAACGATTGAAAACATTGCAATGGCAAGGTGTGTGGCTGAGTTTCTTGAAATGACGGAGGAGTATTCGGTTGGGAACCTGGTATCAAGAACAGAAGCCTATATAAATGAAGTCGGGCTTAATTCGTTTGCGGGCGCAGTTTCGATCTTGCAATCGTCAGAAAGATACTTACCGGTGTCTGAAAATGTAAAACTGGTCACTCGTTGTGTAGACACAATTGCACTCATAGTGACCAAGGAAAGCCAATTTTGTTTGTCGGCTAGCGCAGAGTGTAGTAGCGATGGCTTAGATTCTTCTTCGTCGTCTTTGTTTCACCTAAAAGAAGTTGTTGATTGGTGGGCTGAAGACTTGGTTGTTCTTAGCATCCATACATTTCAAAGGGCTCTTCTTGCAATGATTTCAAGGGGGTTCAACAAGTATGCACTTGTGCCGATTCTAATGCTTTATGCACGCAAATGTCTTCAAGATTTG GAGATATCAGGAAAGGGGAAGAACAAAGGTGATCCAAATCAAGAAAACGAAAAGCGGGTTGTTTTAGAAACGATAGTTAGCCTCTTGCCAAGGGAAAAAAATGCAATATCAACTAGTTTCCTTTCAATGCTACTTCGATCTGCGATATACCTCGAGACAACCGTTGCATGTAGGGTAGATTTAGAGAAAAGAATGGGGTTACAGCTTGGGCAAGCTGTCTTAGATGATATATTGATCCCTTCTTTTCGCTTTGACGGGGACACTTTGTTTGATATTGACACCGTGCAACGAATATTGATGAATTTTGGTGAGTTGGATGGCCCTTGTGATGACATGGCGAAAGTTGGAAAGCTTATGGAGAGTTATCTTGCTGAAATAGCTTCTGATAGTAACTTATCATTATTAAAGTTTATGAATCTTGTTGAGCATACACCAAATCAAAGGGTCACAGATGATGGATTGTATAAAGCCATTGATATATACTTAAAG GCTCATCCGGCTTTAGGGGATACAGAAAGGAAGAAACTTTGCAGTTTGTTAAACTGTCAAAAGCTAACTAGCGAGGCGTGTGCTCATGCCGCACAAAATGAGAGGCTTTCGGCAGGGACAGTTGTTCAAGTTCTTTACTATGAACAACAACGGTTAAGAGACGCCATTGATGATGGATCTAGATCGAACCCGTTACCAGATGATGTTTCAAGtttacaaaaagagaataaagATCTTAAATTAGAGCTTCTAAAAGCGAAAATGAAACTAAAAGACATCGAAAAAGAAAAATCGCATTCTGATAAGTCACCATCGCGTACAAGATCACTCATAAGCACCGTGTCGAAAAAGTTCTTGAAATTTACTCCATTTTTATGGTTTGATCATGGGGTTTCAAATTCCATTACAAGAATCAAGGATAAGGCAAGTAAAGTTAGAAGACATTCTATTTCTTGA